Proteins encoded by one window of Paroedura picta isolate Pp20150507F chromosome 11, Ppicta_v3.0, whole genome shotgun sequence:
- the GLB1 gene encoding beta-galactosidase: MGALVLLLALHAALVASQRSFGIDYAHDCFIKDGKPFRYISGSIHYSRVPQFYWKDRLLKMKMAGLDAIQTYVPWNFHEPEPGVYTFSGDRDLEHFLNLAEEIGLLVILRAGPYICAEWDMGGLPAWLLEKESIVLRSSDPDYLAAVERWMGVLLPKMKHHLYQNGGPIIMVQVENEYGSYYTCDYDYLRYLQNLFRHHLGNEVVLFTTDGAIKNFLRCGTLQGLYATVDFGPGSNTTAAFLNQRHSEPKGPLVNSEFYTGWLDHWGGRHMTVPASIVAKSLSDILAHGANVNMYMFIGGTNFGYWNGANMPYAAQPTSYDYDAPLSEAGDLTEKYFAIREVIGMYKELPKGPVPPTTPKFAYGEVAMEKVGTVRDLLNDLAQSGPVKSTYPLTFDQLKQYFGFVLYRTKLPRNCTRNTTLFSLFDAVHDRAYVSVNGVSQGVLSRRYTSKLNLTGNAGEYLDLLVENTGRVNYGRYNNDFKGLVSNITLGGEILTDWEMYPLDIDKAVNHGLRNETDGNVSSYEEPSFYIGSFSIPSGIPDLPQDTYVQFPGWTKGQIWINGFNLGRYWPACGPQVTLFVPSNILVSSSQNNITVLELEGSPCGTEKCLIEFVDKPNINASLQCGSNSEELFARDFV; the protein is encoded by the exons GTTGCTTCCCAGAGAAGCTTTGGGATCGATTATGCCCATGACTGCTTCATCAAGGATGGGAAACCGTTCCGGTACATCTCAGGCAGCATCCATTACTCCCGAGTGCCCCAGTTCTACTGGAAGGACCGCCTCTTGAAGATGAAAATGGCTGGGCTGGATGCCATTCAAAC gtacGTGCCATGGAACTTCCACGAACCAGAACCAGGAGTTTATACCTTCTCTGGGGACCGAGATCTTGAACATTTCCTTAACCTCGCTGAGGAGATTGGCTTGCTGGTCATCCTGAGAGCAGGGCCTTATATATGCGCAGAATGGGACATG ggaggcctgcctgcctggctatTGGAAAAAGAATCTATTGTCCTGAGATCGTCTGATCCAG ATTACTTGGCAGCCGTAGAGAGGTGGATGGGAGTCTTACTGCCAAAGATGAAGCATCACCTTTATCAGAATGGCGGCCCAATCATTATGGTGCAG GTTGAAAATGAATATGGCAGCTACTACACTTGCGATTATGACTACCTCCGTTACCTGCAGAATCTCTTCCGGCACCATCTGGGGAATGAAGTGGTGCTCTTCACAACGGACGGCGCAATTAAGAACTTCTTGCGTTGCGGAACTCTTCAAGGCCTTTACGCGACTGTGGATTTTGGCCCTG GCAGCAACACCACGGCGGCATTTTTAAACCAGAGACACAGTGAGCCCAAAGGACCCTTG GTCAATTCTGAGTTCTATACTGGCTGGTTGGACCACTGGGGTGGTAGGCATATGACTGTGCCTGCATCCATTGTAGCTAAGAGCCTTAGTGACATTCTGGCTCATGGTGCTAATGTTAATAT GTATATGTTCATAGGAGGGACCAATTTTGGCTATTGGAACG gAGCCAATATGCCTTATGCAGCACAACCTACTAGTTACGATTATGATGCTCCACTGAGTGAAGCAGGAGACCTCACAGAGAAGTACTTCGCTATCAGGGAAGTCATCGGCATG TACAAGGAATTGCCCAAGGGCCCTGTCCCTCCAACCACACCCAAGTTTGCCTATGGAGAAGTGGCCATGGAGAAG GTGGGCACAGTGAGGGACCTTCTAAATGACTTGGCACAATCTGGACCAGTTAAAAGTACCTATCCTTTAACATTTGATCAACTGAAGCAG TATTTTGGGTTTGTGCTGTACAGAACTAAGCTACCAAGAAACTGTACAAGGAACACCACACTCTTTTCGCTGTTTGATGCCGTTCACGATCGTGCTTATGTCTCTGTAAACGGG GTTTCTCAGGGAGTCCTTTCAAGAAGATACACCTCAAAGCTGAATCTAACAGGGAATGCTGGAGAATATTTGGATTTGCTGGTAGAAAATACAGGCCGAGTAAATTATGGAAGATACAACAATGACTTCAAG GGCCTGGTTTCAAATATAACCCTTGGTGGAGAGATACTCACTGACTGGGAGATGTATCCATTGGACATTGACAAAGCAGTCAACCATGGCCTCCGTAATGAAACCGATGGGAATGTATCTAGCTACGAAGAGCCTTCTTTTTATATTGGCAGCTTTTCCATTCCTAGCGGAATACCAGATTTACCCCAAGACACCTACGTCCAGTTTCCTGGGTGGACAAAG GGACAAATCTGGATCAACGGCTTCAATTTAGGGCGCTACTGGCCAGCGTGTGGCCCTCAAGTGACGCTGTTTGTTCCCAGCAACATCCTCGTTTCATCCTCTCAGAACAACATCACTGTCCTGGAACTTGAGGGTTCGCCTTGTGGCACCGAGAAATGTCTGATTGAGTTTGTAGATAAGCCCAACATCAACGCCAGCCTTCAGTGTGGCAGCAATTCTGAGGAGCTGTTTGCCAGAGATTTTGTTTAG
- the TMPPE gene encoding transmembrane protein with metallophosphoesterase domain — MMVKQWSLEAKIAILAGIVCLSTIASRIYLAERIEVQRLRWLLKLQMVLSANALMLIGSVHVWRNTVTLFYRSSAVGSSCFTFWKVAVLTFLALAHSSPFTVLFLVAEEPYFFSLAAYTCLGGYIILIFFLFALGSLEQGYKLLVRRNANLDTVNKNGKLTMRKTFLAVTVTIALTVLGLLNASQPPAVKSVEIAVHKLPLSMDQLKVVLLSDIHLGPTVGRSKLEMIVKMVKALKPDITVIVGDLTDCEVKDLGPAVGPLGKLDSRLGTYFVTGNHEYYTSDVNSWFELLELLKVHPLHNENRKIVSPRGRESDWFCLAGVDDIEANVLRYSGHGMDLEKALGGCGADHAIVLLAHQPLAAKRAVQARPDINLVLSGHTHGGQIFPLNIVAYFMNPFFVGLYKVGQSTSVYVSPGTMYYGIPMRLGSRAEITEIILRCS, encoded by the coding sequence ATGATGGTCAAGCAGTGGTCCCTTGAAGCAAAGATTGCCATACTAGCTGGGATTGTCTGCCTCTCCACGATAGCATCACGGATTTACTTGGCTGAAAGGATTGAAGTGCAGAGGTTACGATGGCTGCTCAAGTTGCAGATGGTACTCTCGGCGAATGCCTTGATGCTCATCGGATCTGTTCATGTATGGAGAAACACAGTGACGCTTTTCTACCGATCGTCAGCCGTTGGCTCCTCCTGTTTCACCTTTTGGAAAGTAGCCGTGCTAACGTTTCTGGCTCTGGCCCACTCAAGCCCTTTCACAGTGTTGTTTCTTGTGGCCGAAGAACCGTATTTCTTTTCTTTAGCGGCTTACACCTGTCTTGGGGGTTACATCATCCTTATTTTCTTCCTCTTCGCCCTGGGTTCCTTGGAGCAAGGCTATAAGCTTTTGGTCCGCAGAAATGCAAATCTCGACACCGTCAACAAAAACGGGAAACTGACCATGAGAAAAACATTTCTGGCGGTCACGGTGACGATTGCATTGACTGTTCTTGGCCTCCTGAATGCTTCCCAGCCTCCTGCAGTGAAATCGGTGGAAATTGCTGTTCACAAGCTGCCGTTGTCCATGGACCAACTGAAGGTGGTCTTGCTGTCGGATATTCATCTCGGGCCCACTGTTGGAAGAAGCAAACTTGAAATGATTGTGAAGATGGTTAAGGCTTTAAAGCCAGATATCACCGTGATTGTGGGTGACCTCACAGATTGCGAGGTGAAGGACCTTGGGCCGGCTGTGGGACCCCTCGGCAAGCTGGACTCCCGCCTGGGGACGTACTTTGTGACCGGGAATCATGAGTACTACACTTCCGACGTCAACAGCTGGTTCGAGCTGCTGGAGTTGCTCAAGGTTCACCCCCTCCACAATGAAAACAGAAAGATCGTGTCCCCCAGGGGTAGGGAGAGCGACTGGTTTTGCTTGGCTGGAGTTGATGACATTGAGGCTAATGTCTTGCGCTATTCGGGGCATGGCATGGACTTAGAGAAGGCATTAGGGGGGTGCGGGGCGGATCACGCAATAGTTCTCCTGGCTCATCAGCCGCTTGCCGCAAAACGGGCCGTCCAGGCTCGGCCAGATATAAATTTGGTCTTATCTGGCCACACTCACGGAGGCCAGATATTTCCCCTGAATATTGTCGCGTATTTCATGAATCCATTCTTTGTCGGCTTATATAAAGTCGGACAGAGCACTTCCGTGTACGTTAGCCCAGGGACTATGTACTACGGgatacccatgaggctgggtagTCGAGCAGAAATAACAGAAATCATTCTGCGCTGTTCCTGA